A portion of the Bacteroidota bacterium genome contains these proteins:
- a CDS encoding sulfatase-like hydrolase/transferase translates to MKRNFTFFLIHYFVILIGAAIARTAFLLRNIRFADNTGETLASFWHGLPLDIALASYAFVPALILFNLLNKKYIKTALTLFYIIVQSLSFFINSLDAELFVHWGTRVNMMALFYSQHLGDAFASVDLSILGMFILTLTTQMVVFNIFIKNVFVYIANLWSQDKRFNWLSTLTILVLLMFSVVLMRGGVGKVPINQSRVVYSSNPFLNAASINGLWNLFYYVLNKSDRVKYEDYKFVDDRTLEGFCETHFQTGQPIEPALFDSKIKPNIILLMMESLSAETLPGIGGTYDWSPNINRLMDSVWVFSRMYASGNRTDKGLAALLSGFPAQPSTSVLLEPEKASALPSISCMLSKQGYHNTFIYGGDISFANMGYYLQNICFDVIIDKDNISSKTAKGAWGYHDQDIFAALKTQIQHQRSNFFISTLSLSVHEPYDIPVNKSGNKKMKAAYKYSDSCVADFVQWFQQSEYYANTILIITGDHGRDVGIDYGQFFAKQKFQIPAIVLGGALNPFYKGKKMANLTSQTALMPFILQNLHYSVSAFPFYHNPVSGHPFAIYFFDNGFGLITPDEFVAWNNPTQELTSYEPKTQALEEFEKEANFGRTYQQILMKKFFDLIRK, encoded by the coding sequence ATGAAGAGGAATTTTACTTTTTTTCTTATCCATTACTTTGTTATACTCATTGGTGCTGCCATAGCCCGTACCGCTTTTTTGCTTAGAAATATCCGCTTTGCCGATAATACCGGAGAAACATTAGCGAGTTTTTGGCATGGGCTTCCTTTGGACATTGCGCTTGCATCTTATGCTTTCGTGCCTGCTTTGATTCTTTTCAATCTCTTGAACAAGAAATACATAAAAACTGCATTGACTCTCTTTTATATCATTGTTCAATCACTGAGTTTTTTTATCAACTCCTTAGACGCAGAGCTTTTTGTGCATTGGGGCACAAGGGTTAATATGATGGCTTTGTTCTATTCACAACACCTTGGCGATGCATTTGCTTCGGTTGATTTGTCTATTTTAGGGATGTTTATACTAACACTGACGACTCAAATGGTGGTGTTCAATATATTTATTAAAAATGTATTTGTATATATCGCCAACTTATGGTCACAAGACAAGCGTTTTAATTGGTTATCAACCTTGACAATATTAGTTCTTTTGATGTTTTCTGTGGTGTTGATGCGAGGAGGAGTTGGCAAAGTGCCAATCAACCAGAGTCGCGTTGTCTATTCTTCAAATCCATTCCTTAATGCAGCTTCTATCAATGGTTTGTGGAATCTTTTTTATTATGTGTTAAACAAGTCAGACAGGGTAAAATATGAGGATTATAAGTTTGTTGATGATCGTACGTTAGAGGGTTTCTGCGAAACTCATTTTCAAACCGGACAACCCATTGAACCTGCTTTGTTTGATTCAAAGATAAAACCCAATATTATTTTGCTGATGATGGAAAGCTTGTCAGCAGAAACACTGCCCGGAATAGGTGGCACTTATGATTGGTCACCCAACATAAACCGGCTTATGGACAGTGTCTGGGTTTTTTCGAGGATGTATGCAAGCGGAAACCGAACAGACAAAGGGCTTGCGGCATTACTGAGCGGTTTTCCTGCACAACCTAGCACCTCTGTACTGCTCGAACCGGAGAAAGCAAGTGCACTCCCTTCTATCTCTTGTATGCTATCAAAACAAGGATACCACAACACTTTCATTTATGGCGGGGACATTTCATTTGCCAACATGGGATACTATCTGCAAAATATCTGTTTTGATGTAATTATTGACAAGGATAACATTTCATCCAAGACAGCCAAAGGTGCATGGGGCTATCACGATCAAGATATTTTTGCTGCACTCAAAACACAAATTCAACATCAAAGAAGTAATTTCTTCATTTCCACTTTGAGTTTAAGTGTGCACGAACCTTATGATATTCCGGTAAACAAATCTGGAAACAAAAAGATGAAAGCTGCCTATAAATACTCAGATAGTTGTGTTGCCGACTTTGTACAATGGTTTCAACAATCAGAATATTATGCAAATACAATACTAATCATTACAGGTGATCACGGACGCGATGTGGGAATTGATTACGGGCAATTTTTTGCTAAACAAAAATTTCAGATACCGGCAATTGTGCTGGGGGGGGCATTAAACCCATTTTACAAAGGGAAAAAAATGGCAAATCTTACTTCTCAGACAGCATTAATGCCATTCATTTTGCAAAACCTTCATTACTCGGTCAGCGCATTTCCATTTTATCACAATCCTGTTTCGGGACATCCCTTTGCAATCTATTTTTTTGACAATGGATTTGGACTGATTACCCCGGACGAATTTGTAGCATGGAATAATCCTACTCAGGAGTTGACCTCGTATGAACCCAAAACGCAAGCACTTGAGGAGTTCGAGAAAGAAGCAAATTTTGGAAGAACTTATCAGCAGATTTTAATGAAAAAATTTTTTGATTTAATCAGAAAATAG
- the mazG gene encoding nucleoside triphosphate pyrophosphohydrolase, with the protein MDHNKAKEAFGRLLEIMDELRVKCPWDREQTIESIRHLSIEEVHELSDAILVNKPDDIKKEIGDLLLHIVFYGKIADELKWFDTTDIINTLCEKLIRRHPHIYGEVQVNNANDVMHNWEQIKQQEKGANEPKSFLSGVPSSMPSLIKALRMQEKAARTGFDWNNKEDVLKKVWEEWDEFQNASTSQEKQAEFGDFIFSLVNYARFEGINPDDALEATNKKFKKRFEYIEQKARLQGFKLEDLTLQEMDVWWNEAKTIE; encoded by the coding sequence ATGGACCATAACAAAGCCAAAGAGGCTTTTGGAAGACTTTTAGAGATTATGGATGAACTGCGGGTAAAATGCCCGTGGGACAGGGAACAAACCATAGAATCTATTCGGCATTTATCAATTGAAGAAGTCCACGAACTGTCGGACGCCATATTGGTTAACAAGCCGGACGATATTAAAAAAGAAATAGGTGATTTGCTGTTGCACATTGTGTTCTATGGCAAAATTGCCGATGAACTCAAATGGTTTGACACCACAGACATTATAAACACACTTTGTGAAAAATTAATCAGAAGACATCCCCATATTTACGGGGAAGTTCAGGTCAATAATGCCAATGATGTCATGCATAATTGGGAGCAAATCAAACAGCAAGAGAAAGGTGCAAATGAGCCTAAATCATTCTTGTCTGGCGTACCTTCTTCTATGCCAAGTCTGATTAAAGCACTCCGAATGCAAGAAAAAGCCGCGCGAACCGGTTTTGACTGGAATAACAAAGAGGATGTATTAAAGAAAGTTTGGGAGGAATGGGATGAGTTTCAAAATGCATCCACAAGTCAAGAAAAACAAGCCGAGTTCGGTGATTTTATCTTCTCTTTGGTTAATTATGCACGATTTGAAGGGATTAACCCCGATGATGCTTTGGAAGCTACCAACAAAAAGTTCAAAAAGCGTTTTGAATATATAGAACAAAAGGCACGTTTGCAGGGTTTTAAATTAGAAGATTTGACCTTACAAGAAATGGACGTCTGGTGGAATGAAGCTAAAACTATTGAGTAG
- a CDS encoding LytTR family DNA-binding domain-containing protein, which translates to MEKVKLILVDDEPLATEVLNSHISKFSHLEIVGRFRNTHEALEYIENEPVDAIFLDIQMPHETGLEFIKKIDNKRIPVIFVTAYPEHAVEAFDLDALDYLVKPVSLDRFKKSLDRLEEFLRIKKSKEEDNTKLEDGHIFVKADFKFVKLNYEDIIFIEAFADYVKIHIPDDKRIITLQTMKKMEATLPKDKFVRVHRSFIVAINKVTSLSGTHVTIGNKHIPIGKNYKEAFMQVMNQNNFLK; encoded by the coding sequence ATGGAAAAAGTAAAATTGATTCTTGTTGATGACGAACCATTAGCAACCGAAGTATTAAACTCACATATAAGTAAGTTTTCTCATCTGGAAATAGTAGGAAGATTCAGAAACACGCATGAAGCATTAGAATATATCGAAAATGAGCCGGTAGATGCCATTTTCTTGGATATACAAATGCCGCATGAAACCGGTTTGGAATTTATCAAGAAGATTGATAATAAGAGAATTCCTGTCATTTTTGTAACTGCCTATCCCGAACATGCCGTAGAGGCATTTGATTTAGATGCACTCGACTATCTGGTGAAACCCGTTTCTCTTGATAGATTTAAAAAATCACTGGATAGATTAGAAGAGTTTCTGAGAATCAAAAAATCCAAAGAAGAAGATAATACTAAGTTAGAAGACGGTCACATATTTGTAAAAGCTGATTTTAAATTTGTAAAACTCAATTATGAAGACATTATTTTCATTGAAGCATTTGCTGATTATGTAAAAATTCATATCCCCGATGACAAGCGTATTATTACCCTTCAAACCATGAAAAAAATGGAAGCAACCCTGCCCAAAGATAAATTTGTGAGGGTACACCGCTCATTCATTGTAGCAATCAATAAAGTTACATCCCTATCCGGAACCCATGTAACCATTGGAAACAAACATATTCCAATAGGTAAGAACTACAAAGAAGCATTCATGCAGGTAATGAATCAAAACAATTTTTTAAAGTAA
- the trxB gene encoding thioredoxin-disulfide reductase, which produces MAEKVECLIIGSGPAGYTAAIYAARADLKPVLYEGLQPGGQLTITTEVENFPGFPEGIMGPEMMTQFKKQAERLGTDVRYGIVTKVDFTGPVHKVWVDEKTEIHCDTVIISTGASAKWLGIPSEQRLNGSGVSACAVCDGFFHKGNDVAIVGGGDTAAEEATYLAKFCNKVYMIVRSELRASKAMQHRVNSMPNIEVLLHTETDEILGELAVEAVRVKNRQNGSTRELPISGFFIAIGHTPNTDIFKGWIDMDEQGYIKTIPGTSKTNIPGVFAAGDAQDKHYRQAVTAAGSGCMSALDAERYLADIKSGLVAER; this is translated from the coding sequence ATGGCAGAAAAAGTAGAATGTTTGATTATCGGCTCAGGACCCGCGGGCTACACAGCCGCGATTTATGCAGCAAGAGCAGACTTAAAACCCGTTCTTTATGAAGGGCTTCAACCCGGAGGGCAATTAACAATTACTACGGAAGTGGAGAACTTCCCCGGCTTTCCTGAAGGGATAATGGGACCTGAAATGATGACTCAGTTTAAAAAACAAGCAGAAAGGCTTGGTACAGATGTTCGTTATGGTATTGTGACCAAAGTGGATTTTACAGGACCGGTACACAAAGTATGGGTTGATGAAAAAACGGAGATTCATTGTGACACCGTCATTATTTCGACCGGAGCTTCCGCCAAGTGGCTGGGCATTCCATCCGAGCAAAGACTGAACGGGAGTGGGGTGTCTGCGTGTGCGGTTTGTGACGGTTTTTTTCACAAAGGCAATGATGTAGCCATTGTTGGTGGTGGAGACACAGCGGCTGAAGAAGCCACCTATCTTGCTAAATTCTGCAATAAAGTTTATATGATAGTGCGTTCGGAGCTGAGAGCTTCCAAAGCCATGCAACACAGGGTCAATTCTATGCCCAATATAGAGGTTTTGTTGCATACAGAAACAGATGAAATATTAGGCGAACTTGCCGTTGAGGCAGTGAGAGTGAAGAACCGACAAAATGGTTCAACCCGTGAGCTACCCATCAGCGGTTTTTTTATTGCAATCGGACACACACCCAATACAGACATTTTCAAAGGTTGGATTGATATGGACGAACAGGGATATATCAAAACAATTCCCGGAACATCCAAAACCAATATACCCGGAGTATTTGCAGCGGGTGATGCACAAGACAAACATTATCGCCAAGCAGTTACTGCCGCAGGAAGTGGTTGTATGTCCGCGCTGGATGCCGAAAGGTATTTAGCCGATATCAAGAGTGGGTTAGTAGCAGAGAGATAA
- a CDS encoding T9SS type A sorting domain-containing protein, whose amino-acid sequence MNKHYYHALCFILTLFVIPSIQAQDINPALHPHLTGYWQFQDTNNLTKATVGNDLLLVGTHQSVPGAYYGDRGVKIDTGSFYRSYHNIAPNGNGTRVNRYTLLFDFMVDNINNWTTFYQTDTTNSNDGEFFIKAITESNPGTFGTAQLTYSSHVLSTNVWYRMVLSVCNDSFYRVYINGNLVHTCKPDIKDDRYALFDNILFFGDNNREDGPINVSSVAIFDTCYTPVQVASLGTIEPCIAFPIDIELGSDTVICGNQTVNKSLNPAYSYRWSTGDTTADVTFSLSTRGVFNKIVWAEATDVYGCTKSDTFKLQIKDFPKPNLGIDTTLCLDSGLTYKLSAGLPAGHTYEWRNLPSSTIISTANRIEVSSSGQYAVVMTSDLGCAGYDTVKVVIYQNPKKPTVVANALKLCEGDTFVLTGTPGFTNYTWSNGQGGQILKTIIPGTYNLFVTSNDGCSSPISNSVSLSVFPKPEQPEIVAFPGSDFCAGDSISLSPTMQFNIKSVEWNDGFDEAIRYVYQSGSFKYRFIDGNDCVSDWSNEIITNVLTRPSNPVVSSPGGQHFCDGDTAFLHCQSSADSILWSNGKADSVIAIFESGVYFVQTMNYNGCPSNLNDTVEIVFHPIPDAPLFLISNDKDSISSLSVNELYEWKVDGATFSGSQRTIGFAYTTLYSLRVSNNYCWSEWSDTLVEAPQQGGVFNPSLTTLTIFPNPAADNIKLILPANLQVQKGELKIYAVDGKMIFHIEDVRTSSEISITTLPQGTYTIILSTDFGNYHGRFIKL is encoded by the coding sequence ATGAATAAACATTACTATCATGCACTCTGCTTTATCTTGACTTTGTTTGTTATTCCTTCTATTCAAGCCCAAGATATTAATCCTGCTTTGCATCCCCATTTGACAGGTTATTGGCAATTTCAAGATACCAACAACCTTACCAAAGCCACAGTTGGCAATGACTTACTACTCGTTGGAACACACCAATCTGTGCCGGGCGCATATTATGGTGATAGGGGGGTAAAAATTGATACCGGTTCTTTTTACAGAAGCTATCACAATATTGCTCCTAATGGCAATGGGACTAGGGTGAATCGATATACATTACTCTTTGATTTTATGGTTGACAATATAAATAATTGGACAACCTTTTACCAAACAGATACCACAAACTCCAATGATGGAGAGTTTTTTATTAAAGCAATAACAGAGTCCAATCCGGGTACTTTTGGGACAGCTCAATTAACCTATTCTTCACACGTTTTGTCAACTAATGTGTGGTACCGCATGGTACTTTCTGTGTGCAACGACTCTTTTTATAGAGTTTATATAAACGGAAATTTGGTACACACGTGCAAGCCTGATATAAAAGATGACCGCTACGCACTCTTTGATAATATTCTGTTTTTTGGAGATAACAATAGAGAAGATGGACCTATCAACGTAAGTTCTGTCGCCATATTTGACACTTGCTATACTCCGGTTCAGGTGGCTTCGTTGGGTACTATTGAACCTTGTATAGCATTTCCGATTGACATTGAGTTAGGCAGTGATACCGTCATTTGTGGCAATCAGACTGTGAACAAGTCACTTAATCCTGCTTATTCTTATAGATGGAGTACAGGAGACACTACTGCTGATGTTACATTTAGCCTAAGCACACGTGGGGTTTTTAATAAGATTGTTTGGGCAGAAGCCACGGACGTTTATGGATGTACTAAGAGCGACACTTTCAAATTGCAGATAAAAGATTTTCCTAAACCCAATCTGGGCATAGATACCACACTTTGTCTTGATTCAGGATTGACATATAAACTTAGTGCCGGATTGCCAGCCGGTCATACTTATGAATGGAGAAATCTGCCGTCAAGTACTATTATTTCAACTGCGAATAGAATAGAAGTAAGCAGTAGCGGACAATATGCCGTAGTCATGACTTCTGATTTAGGATGTGCAGGATATGATACGGTAAAGGTTGTGATTTATCAAAATCCAAAGAAACCAACGGTTGTAGCCAATGCACTTAAACTTTGCGAAGGCGATACTTTTGTACTCACCGGTACTCCGGGATTTACAAATTATACTTGGAGTAATGGTCAGGGAGGTCAAATTCTAAAAACCATTATACCCGGAACTTATAACCTATTTGTTACCAGCAATGACGGTTGTTCAAGCCCGATTTCAAACAGTGTGTCACTCAGCGTTTTTCCAAAACCTGAACAACCCGAAATTGTGGCTTTCCCTGGTTCTGATTTTTGTGCAGGAGATAGTATTTCTCTCTCTCCTACCATGCAATTTAACATCAAATCTGTGGAGTGGAATGATGGGTTTGATGAAGCTATAAGATATGTGTATCAATCAGGGAGTTTTAAATACCGGTTCATTGATGGTAATGATTGCGTAAGCGATTGGTCAAACGAAATTATTACAAACGTTTTGACACGACCTTCCAACCCGGTTGTTTCCAGTCCCGGTGGTCAACATTTTTGTGATGGCGATACAGCATTTTTACATTGCCAGTCTTCAGCGGATTCAATTCTTTGGTCTAATGGCAAAGCAGATTCGGTCATTGCTATCTTTGAAAGCGGTGTTTATTTTGTCCAAACTATGAACTACAACGGTTGTCCAAGCAATCTGAATGATACGGTGGAGATTGTCTTTCACCCTATACCCGATGCCCCTTTATTCCTGATTTCAAATGACAAGGACAGTATCAGCTCTTTGTCTGTGAATGAATTGTACGAGTGGAAGGTGGATGGTGCTACGTTCTCCGGCAGCCAAAGAACTATCGGGTTTGCCTATACAACGCTCTATAGTTTGAGAGTCAGCAATAATTATTGTTGGTCTGAGTGGTCTGATACTTTGGTAGAGGCTCCTCAACAAGGCGGAGTTTTCAATCCTTCTTTGACCACACTTACTATTTTCCCCAATCCCGCAGCAGACAATATTAAACTCATTCTTCCTGCCAATTTGCAAGTACAAAAGGGAGAATTGAAGATTTATGCTGTTGATGGCAAAATGATATTCCACATAGAAGACGTAAGGACAAGCTCAGAGATTAGTATAACTACACTCCCGCAAGGCACCTACACCATTATACTAAGCACAGACTTTGGTAATTATCACGGTAGATTTATTAAACTGTAA
- a CDS encoding NAD-dependent succinate-semialdehyde dehydrogenase translates to MSIEYISTREAIHKVEIAHHTYRKNLNSFQKRPIAQIRKAGKILLARKQEFAKIISTEMGKPVSESNAEIEKCALNCNYYADHCDEFLQDREYDTDNYHAIIRYEPLGVILGIMPWNFPFWQVFRFAVPTILAGNTVLLKHADNVPQCARILEEIFLKAGFDEGVFQNLPLEEKNVVQIIEHPFVKAVSLTGSERAGSIVASQAAKVIKKSVLELGGSNAFIVLDDADLDNAIEKAVNARYRNAGQSCIAAKRFLIQEGIYNLFLEKFAAKVKALKMGDPLDPETDIGPLARIDLAEKLETQVNQSVKMGAKVWVGGHRGDRFYEPTILTEITPEMPVFKEEIFGPVAAIIKFKKFEDAIKLSNQTNFGLGVSICTRNVKEIAQKVHLFEEGSVFFNQLVRSDPRLPFGGVKHSGFGRELSEDGIREFVNTKTIFFPK, encoded by the coding sequence ATGTCAATCGAATATATATCAACGCGTGAAGCCATTCATAAAGTTGAAATTGCCCATCATACATACCGCAAGAACCTAAATTCATTTCAGAAACGACCCATTGCACAAATCAGAAAAGCAGGAAAAATTTTGTTAGCTCGCAAACAAGAGTTTGCCAAAATAATTTCTACCGAAATGGGCAAACCCGTTTCAGAGTCAAACGCAGAGATTGAAAAATGTGCTCTTAACTGTAATTATTATGCAGACCACTGCGATGAGTTTCTTCAGGACAGAGAATACGACACTGATAACTACCATGCCATTATACGATATGAGCCGCTGGGAGTTATTCTGGGAATTATGCCTTGGAATTTTCCTTTCTGGCAAGTATTTAGGTTTGCTGTTCCCACAATTCTTGCGGGCAATACCGTTTTGCTTAAACATGCAGACAATGTACCTCAATGCGCACGCATACTGGAAGAGATTTTTCTCAAAGCCGGTTTTGACGAAGGGGTGTTTCAAAATCTGCCTTTAGAGGAAAAAAATGTGGTACAAATCATAGAACATCCCTTTGTTAAAGCCGTTTCTCTGACCGGTAGCGAACGAGCCGGTTCAATCGTGGCTTCTCAGGCAGCCAAAGTAATCAAGAAATCAGTTTTGGAATTAGGTGGAAGTAATGCCTTCATTGTGTTGGACGATGCAGACTTGGACAATGCCATAGAAAAAGCTGTAAATGCCCGATACCGCAACGCTGGACAAAGCTGTATAGCTGCTAAAAGATTTCTGATTCAAGAAGGTATTTACAATCTGTTTTTAGAAAAATTTGCAGCTAAAGTCAAAGCTCTCAAAATGGGCGATCCGCTTGACCCCGAAACGGATATAGGACCTTTGGCGCGAATAGATTTAGCAGAAAAATTGGAGACACAAGTCAATCAGTCGGTTAAAATGGGTGCCAAAGTATGGGTGGGCGGACACAGAGGAGATAGGTTCTACGAACCCACTATCCTTACTGAAATTACACCCGAAATGCCGGTTTTCAAAGAAGAAATATTTGGTCCGGTGGCTGCAATAATAAAATTTAAAAAATTTGAAGATGCTATCAAACTGAGCAATCAAACCAATTTTGGACTGGGAGTATCAATCTGTACACGCAATGTAAAAGAGATTGCGCAAAAAGTACATTTGTTTGAAGAAGGTTCTGTATTTTTTAATCAGTTGGTGCGCTCAGACCCCCGACTTCCTTTTGGAGGTGTTAAACATTCGGGATTTGGCAGAGAGCTTTCCGAAGACGGAATACGTGAATTTGTGAATACAAAAACAATTTTTTTCCCTAAATAA
- a CDS encoding histidine kinase, with amino-acid sequence MHSFISSSISSFNTVKEQFFKLKIYRYLFWVFFLFIINRLIGADTGFEKNLLPALLFTVIHIMASYINIYLFIPFLLYKRRYLYYLLVSGLTILFFCFPLAILTNTFFLDNKFLAANIWTPMFFFINSMYLLLTVSITSFFHIFSEWYSQDRENKSLQELNISNELKLLKAQINPHFLFNSLNGLYALTLNKSDKAPEMVMSLSNILRYLLYESSESKVPLEREVEYLNDLINLEKIRMGDRMSVDFQVNGDISAIMIEPFLFINFVENSIKHGVSAQNEKSWIHILLKVENDHKKLYFEIENSMPDENKTQKNEIPGGIGLQNIKKRLKLLYPNKHTLDITENNGTYSVILKLDLK; translated from the coding sequence TTGCATTCATTTATTTCATCTTCGATTTCTTCATTCAACACGGTAAAAGAGCAATTCTTTAAACTCAAGATTTACCGCTATTTATTTTGGGTCTTTTTTCTGTTTATTATAAATCGGCTGATTGGAGCGGATACGGGATTTGAAAAAAATCTACTTCCTGCACTCCTCTTTACTGTCATTCATATCATGGCATCCTACATAAATATTTATCTTTTTATCCCATTTCTGTTGTACAAGCGAAGATATCTATATTACCTGTTAGTATCCGGTCTTACGATTTTATTTTTCTGCTTTCCCTTAGCCATTCTTACCAATACTTTTTTCTTAGATAATAAGTTTCTGGCAGCTAATATATGGACACCTATGTTCTTCTTTATTAATTCCATGTACTTGTTGCTGACGGTTTCTATTACCTCATTTTTTCATATTTTCTCAGAATGGTATTCACAGGATAGAGAAAATAAATCTTTACAAGAACTCAATATCAGCAATGAACTCAAGCTTTTGAAAGCTCAAATTAACCCTCATTTTCTGTTTAACAGCTTGAACGGTCTATATGCATTGACCTTAAATAAGTCTGACAAGGCACCCGAAATGGTGATGAGTTTATCCAATATTCTGCGCTATCTTTTATATGAATCAAGTGAATCCAAGGTGCCATTAGAAAGAGAGGTTGAGTATTTGAATGACCTGATTAATTTGGAAAAAATCAGAATGGGAGACAGAATGTCAGTAGATTTTCAGGTTAATGGAGACATATCTGCCATAATGATTGAGCCTTTTTTGTTTATTAACTTTGTAGAAAACAGCATTAAACATGGTGTCAGTGCGCAAAATGAAAAATCATGGATTCACATCCTTTTAAAAGTAGAAAACGACCACAAAAAACTATACTTTGAGATAGAAAACTCAATGCCTGACGAAAATAAAACTCAGAAAAACGAAATACCGGGTGGTATAGGACTACAGAATATTAAAAAAAGACTAAAATTGCTCTACCCAAATAAGCATACCTTAGATATAACAGAGAATAATGGCACGTATTCTGTCATATTAAAGTTAGATTTAAAATAA